A section of the Phaseolus vulgaris cultivar G19833 unplaced genomic scaffold, P. vulgaris v2.0 scaffold_29, whole genome shotgun sequence genome encodes:
- the LOC137817308 gene encoding uncharacterized protein yields the protein MTDLPIQKVLTKPDVAGRMVKWVVELSKFDIRYEPGRPIKGQVFADFVVELSSGDAPPEGSVFRWVLSVDGSSNQQGSGAGVILEGPNGVLIEQSLRFAFKASNNQAEYEALIAEMLLAKEMGARSLTAKTDSLLVAGQVTGEFQARDPQMAAYLEYVRTLKVSFTALELIHVPREQNARVDLLAKLASSGKGEGRGPSSRRR from the coding sequence ATGACTGATCTTCCCATCCAAAAGGTGCTAACAAAGCCGGATGTAGCCGGAAGAATGGTAAAGTGGGTCGTAGAATTATCTAAGTTCGATATCAGATACGAACCCGGaagaccgatcaaggggcaggtgttcgcggattTCGTCGTTGAGTTGTCATCGGGCGACGCACCGCCAGAGGGCTCGGTCTTCCGGTGGGTCTTATCGGTAGACGGATCCTCCAACCAACAGGGGAGTGGCGCGGGGGTCATCCTAGAAGGCCcgaacggggtactgatcgagcagtccctgcgtttcgccttcaaagccagcaacaaccaggcggagtacgaggccctaATCGCCGAAATGCtgctggcaaaggagatgggagcaagaAGTTTAACGGCCAAAACCGATTCCCTGTTGGTCGCTGGGCAGGTAACCGGGGAATTCCAAGCCAGAGACCCGCAGATGGCTGCGTACCTTGAGTATGTGCGCACCTTGAAGGTATCCTTTACAGCGTTGGAATTGATCCACGTACCaagggagcaaaatgccagagtcGATTTACTCGCCAAGCTAGCCAGCTCGGGCaagggggaaggcagaggaccgtcatccAGGAGACGCTGA